A single Lolium perenne isolate Kyuss_39 chromosome 6, Kyuss_2.0, whole genome shotgun sequence DNA region contains:
- the LOC127334579 gene encoding E3 ubiquitin-protein ligase PUB23 yields MEGPSVEVPPYFLCPISLEIMRDPVTLATGITYDRTSIERWLFDAAHHATCPVTQRKLAPEDRDTTPNHTLRRLIQAWCALHEVERFPTPRAPVDACRVATLVDEARGAGRRQEVAALREIKAIAAESDRNKRCVEATPGAVDFLVSVVRHHCAASRSVEDLLELSLDSPTSTSPPEEDALSVIYSLKPSKKSLLQILERNNGAFVDTLLHVLRRPSYRSRTYAILLLKAMVSVMEPTRLMAVRPDVVQEVVRVVSDRVSAKAVKAALHVLCRFCPWGRNRVKAVEAGAMTVLVELLLDEGSRHSAELAVVAIDHLCGCAEGRSELVAHPAGLAVVSKKAMRVSPATTESAVRALHTVAKHSPTPAVLQEMLAVGVVAKLLLLLQVDSGERARAKAKELLTTHARVWKNSPCLQAHLKAHYPSS; encoded by the coding sequence ATGGAAGGGCCGTCGGTGGAGGTGCCACCGTACTTCCTGTGCCCTATCTCGCTAGAGATCATGCGAGACCCAGTCACCCTCGCCACCGGCATCACCTACGACCGCACCAGCATCGAGCGCTGGCTCTTCGACGCCGCCCACCACGCCACCTGCCCCGTCACGCAGCGCAAGCTCGCGCCGGAGGACCGCGACACCACGCCCAACCACACCCTCCGCCGCCTCATCCAGGCCTGGTGCGCCCTGCACGAGGTCGAGCGCTTCCCCACCCCGCGCGCCCCCGTCGACGCCTGCCGCGTCGCCAcgctcgtcgacgaggcacgcggCGCGGGCCGGCGCCAGGAGGTGGCCGCGCTCAGGGAGATCAAGGCCATCGCCGCTGAGAGCGACCGCAACAAGCGCTGCGTCGAAGCCACGCCTGGCGCCGTCGACTTCCTCGTCTCCGTCGTCAGGCACCACTGCGCCGCCTCAAGGTCGGTTGAAGACTTGCTCGAACTATCGCTGGATTCCCCGACGTCCACGAGCCCGCCGGAGGAGGACGCGCTGAGCGTCATCTACTCGCTCAAGCCCTCCAAGAAGAGCCTGCTCCAGATCCTAGAGAGAAATAACGGCGCTTTCGTGGACACCCTCCTGCACGTGCTGCGGCGGCCGAGCTACCGGTCACGCACGTACGCCATCCTGCTGCTCAAGGCGATGGTGTCGGTGATGGAGCCGACGCGGCTGATGGCGGTGCGACCCGACGTGGTCCAGGAGGTAGTGCGCGTCGTGTCCGACAGGGTGTCCGCCAAGGCCGTGAAGGCTGCGTTGCACGTGCTGTGCCGGTTCTGCCCGTGGGGCAGGAACCGCGTCAAGGCCGTGGAGGCTGGCGCGATGACCGTGCTCGTGGAGCTGCTCCTCGACGAGGGCAGCCGGCACTCGGCCGAGCTGGCGGTGGTGGCTATCGACCACCTCTGCGGCTGCGCGGAGGGGCGGTCCGAGCTGGTGGCGCATCCGGCCGGGCTGGCCGTGGTGTCCAAGAAGGCTATGAGGGTGTCGCCGGCCACCACCGAGAGCGCGGTGCGCGCTCTCCACACCGTGGCCAAGCACTCCCCGACGCCGGCCGTGCTTCAGGAGATGCTGGCCGTAGGGGTGGTGGCGAAGCTGCTGCTTCTTCTGCAGGTGGACTCCGGCGAGCGGGCCAGGGCCAAGGCCAAGGAGCTGCTCACGACGCACGCTAGGGTTTGGAAGAACTCGCCGTGCCTGCAGGCGCACTTGAAGGCGCATTACCCTTCCTCATGA